TATGCGCTGCTGGCGGGGTTGCCGCCGGTCGTGGGCCTTTACGCCTCGATCTTGCCGCTGGTCGCCTACGCGATCTTCGGCACCAGCCGGACGCTTGCGGTGGGGCCCGTGGCGGTTGTGTCGCTGATGACGGCGAGCGCTGCCGGAGCCGTAGCGGCGCAGGGGACTGAACTTTATCTCGAGGCGGCAATCACCCTTGCAGCCTTGTCCGGTGTGATGCTGGCCGTGCTCGGATTCCTGCGGATGGGCTTCTTGGCCAACCTCCTCTCGCACCCCGTCATCAGCGGCTTCATCACCGCCAGCGGCATCCTGATCGCGACGAGCCAGTTGAAGCACATTCTCGGCGTATCGGCAGGCGGCGACAACTGGCCCGAGATGCTCGGCGGGCTCGCGGCGGCAATCGACACGGTCAATCCGTGGACGCTCGCCATTGGGATTCCAGCGACGTTGTTCCTCTTCTGGGTCCGAAAGGGCTTGAAGCCGGCCTTGGTCGCGATGGGTCTATCTTCACGAGCCGCCGACATCGCGGCCAAGGCAGGTCCGGTCGTAGCAGTTGTTGCGACGATCCTTGCCGCCATCGGCCTCAATCTCGAGGATCGCGGTGTGAACCTCGTCGGTGCAATTCCGCAGGGTCTTCCGCCTTTCGCCCTGCCATCGACCGATCTGGGTCTAATCGGGCAACTGTGGGTCCCCGCGCTGCTCATTTCGATCATCGGCTTCGTCGAAAGCGTATCGGTTGCGCAGACGCTTGCGGCTAAACGCCGTCAACGGATTGCACCGAACCAGGAGCTTATCGGCCTTGGCGCATCGAACATCGCCAGTGCCTTTTCCGGGGGCTACCCCGTCACCGGCGGATTTGCGCGCTCGGTCGTCAACTTCGACGCCGGGGCCGAGACGCCCGCAGCCGGAGCTTACACCGCTGTCGGTATTGCGCTGGCGGGACTGTTCCTGACCCCGCTGCTCTACAGCCTGCCCATCGCCACATTGGCTGCAACGATCATCGTCGCGGTTCTCAGCCTCGTCGATCTCAAGACTCCCGGCCAGCTCTGGAACTACTCCAAGGCCGACTTCGCCGCGCACATGGCGACGATCGCTATCACGCTGCTTGCGGGCGTCGAGCTGGGTGTGATCGCGGGCGTTGGCGTCGGCCTCCTTCTCTATCTCTGGCGCGCCAGCCGCCCCCATGCCGCCATCGTCGGCCGCGTCCCCGAGACCGAGCACTTCCGTAATGTCGACCGCCACAAGGTCTTTACCGTGCCGCACGTCCTCTCGGTCCGGATCGACGAGAGCCTGACCTACCTCAATGCGCGATGGCTCGAGGAATACGTGTTGGAAGAGGTCGCCGACCGCCCAGAGGTGCGCCACGTCATCCTGATGTGCAGCGCGGTCAACGAAATCGACGCTTCCGGCCTAGAAAGCCTTGAGGCGATCAATCACCGCATGACCGACGCCGGGATCGGGCTGCATCTTTCCGAAGTGAAGGGCCCCGTCATGGACCGGCTGAAGCGGACCCACTTCGTTGACGAACTCAACGGGCAGGTCTTCCTGTCGCAGAACCGCGCATTCCGGGAATTGGCAACGAACGGCGGACCGCCAGCTGAACCAATCCCCGATGCTGCGAGGGGAATGATCTGATGCCTGCCATTCCTGACAAGGACATCCGCTGCCGCAAGATCGAAGCTCTGATCGCGTCGGGAAAAGGCGTTTGCGAGAGCTGCCGCGAAATCGGGATTTCCGAAAAGACCTACTATCGCTGGCGCGAGGCACGCGCCGAAGAGCAACACGGATAAAGACATGTTTGAACAGCTAGACGCCCTCCTGCTGGCCCGTATCCAGTTCGCCTTCACGGTGAGCTTTCACTTTATTTTCCCGGCCTTCTCCATCGGCCTTGCCAGTTACCTAGCGGTGCTGGAGGGGCTGTGGCTGAAGACAGGCAAGGCGATCTATCTCGATCTCTTCAAATATTGGCTGAAGATCTTCGCCATCGCCTTCGCAATGGGCGTCGTTTCGGGCATCGTGATGTCCTACCAGTTCGGCACGAATTGGTCGGTTTTCTCTGATATTGCGGGGCCGGTTATCGGCCCGCTGATGGCCTACGAGGTGCTGACCGCGTTCTTCCTCGAAGCTGGCTTCCTTGGCGTCATGCTCTTCGGCATGAACAAGGTCGGCAAGAAGCTGCACTTCGCCGCCACGCTCATGGTCGCTGTTGGCACCTTCATCAGCGCCTTCTGGATCCTGTCGGTTAACAGCTGGATGCAGACCCCCGTAGGATATGAAATCGGGGCGAACGGACAGTATCTGCCGGGCGAAAGCTGGTGGGACATCGTCTTCAACCCCAGCTTCCCCTATCGCCTGGTCCATACCGTCATCGCAGCTTACCTCACGACCGCCTTCGTGGTCGGCGGGGTCGGGGCCTGGCACCTTCTCAAGGACCGGACAAACCTGCACGCGCGCAAGATGTTCTCGATGGCGATGTGGATGGCGGCCATCGTTGCGCCGATCCAGATCTTCGCAGGCGACATGCACGGGCTCAACACCCTCGAACATCAGCCGCAGAAGGTCATGGCGATGGAAGGCCACTTCGAGAGCCATCCGGATGGTGCACCGCTGATCCTGTTCGGCATTCCGAACAGCGAGGAAAAGCGGGTCGACTACGCAATTGAGATACCCAAGGCATCTTCGCTGATCCTAAAGCATGATCTCGACGCGCCGCTCGCCGGTCTGGACACGATCCCGGACGACGAGGAACCGCCGGTCGGCATCGTTTTCTGGTCATTCCGGATCATGGTCGGGATCGGCTTTGCCATGCTCGGTATCGGAGCGTGGAGCCTGTTCGCTCGCTTCCGCAAGAGGCTCTACGAATGGCCCATGCTCCATCGCGCAGCCTTGGTCATGGCTCCCAGCGGTTTCGTGGCGGTCATCGCTGGCTGGATCACGACGGAGGTCGGCCGGCAACCGTATGTGATCTACAATCTCTTGCGCACGGCAGATGCTGCGAGTCCGCTGGATGCCCCCGCCGTCGCCGCGTCATTGCTTGCATTCGTCGTGGTCTATTTCGCAGTTTTCGGCGCGGGTGTCTGGTATATCCTGCACCTGATGCACAAGCCACCGCACGCAGGCGAACATGGCGTCAAGCGCGGGGACACCGGGCCGATCCGGACTGCTGGCATTACGCCTGGCCCATCCCAGAATCCGGGCGATCCCGACACACTTCCGCGCGATCACGAGGAGGCGACCGATGGACGTTAACTTGGACCTGACGACGATCTGGGCTTTCATCATCGCCTTCGCCGTCTTCGCCTATGTGGTGATGGACGGGTTCGACCTCGGCATCGGCATTCTTTTCCCTACCTTCGAGGTCGGGCCGGAGCGCGATCGTGCGATGAATTCGATAGCGCCGGTCTGGGATGGCAACGAGACTTGGCTGGTCTTGGGCGGCGGCGGATTGTTCGCAGCCTTCCCATTGGCTTACGCGGTGATCCTGCCCGCCACTTACCCGCTCATCATCGCCATGCTGTTGGGACTGGTGTTCCGCGGTGTCGCGTTCGAGTATCGCTGGCGCGACCCCGGGCACCGCCGATACTGGGACGCGGCCTTCACTGGCGGCTCGCTGGTCGCGGCGATGGCGCAGGGCATGACATTGGGTGCGCTTCTCCAGGGGATCGAGGTCGTGGATCGATCCTATGCGGGCAGCTGGTTCGACTGGCTCACGCCCTACACGCTGTTGACCGGCCTAGGCACAGTCGCCGGCTACGCTCTGCTTGGCGCGACCTGGCTGGTGTGGAAACTGGATGGGGAGAGTCAGCATCATGCCCGAAAGTTGGGCAAGCGGGCGGCATGGGCAACGTTGGTTTTGATGGGAGGCGTCAGCCTCTACAATGTGTTCCTGAACGCCGAATATGCCGAGCGCTGGTTGACTGCGCCGGAGATCTACTTCGCCGCGCCGGTCCCGATCCTCACAGCGGTGATTGCCGTCATGCTGCTGAGGGCTCTTTCAGTGGACCGGCACAGCAAGCCGTTCTGGCTGAGCCTTGCGCTGTTCTTCTTCGGCATGGCCGGTCTGGGCGTCACGATGTGGCCCTATGTCGTTCCACCGGGCCTCACGATATGGGACGCCGCCGCGCCCGAACGCAGCCAGATCTTCATGCTGGTTGGCGTCGCGATCACCATGCCGCTCATCATCGCATACACCGCTTGGGCTTACTGGGTGTTCCGCGGCAAGGTGGCGGATGAGGGATATCACTGATGGACGAGCCTCAGGATCGCCCACTTTGGCAGCGGCTCGGCTGGATGTTCGTGATCTGGCTCGCCAGCATAACCGTGCTGGGTCTCGTAGCCTCGGTCATCAGGTTCTGGCTGAAAGCGTAATTGACGTTATCAATGCTCAACACAGTTATAGGTATTGGTTAAGTTATGAGGTCATCATCTAAAGGAAAAGGTGTGCCTCTCCGGCCTCTCTACCCTTCTGTTTGGTTTATCACTTATCGTAATCGATAATTTGAATTGGGCAGCGTGCCTGGGTCTCTCTACAAAGGATGCATCGACACGGAACAAGGAAAATTGAAATGAGCCTTCACATCGGTGACACCGCCCCCGACTTTACCGTCGACACCCAGAATGGCGAAATCAGCCTGCACGATTGGGCTGGCGATAGCTGGGTATTCTTCTTCAGCCACCCGGCCGACTTCACCCCCGTCTGCACTACGGAGATGGGCCGCACTGCGCAGCTCGCCAGCGAGTTCGACAAGCGCAATGTAAAGCCACTCGGCCTCTCGACCGACACTGCCGAAGAACACGCCAAGTGGATCGAAGACGTGAACGACACCCAGAACACGAATCTCGTGTTCCCGATCGTCGCTGATGCCGATCTCAAGATCGCCAAGCTCTATGACATGATCCATCCGGATCAGAGCGAAACGGCGGCTGTGCGGTCGGTATTCATCATCGATCCGGACAAGAAGATTCGGCTCACCATGACCTATCCCATGAGCGTAGGACGGAACTTCGACGAGATCCTGCGCGCGATCGATGCGCTCCAGTTCAGCGACAAGCATGGCGTGGCCACTCCCGCCGATTGGCGCGAAGGCAAGGATGCGATCATTCCACCATCGGTTTCCGACGAGGATGCAAAAGCCCGCTTCCCGCAGGGCTTCACCACGCTGCGCCCCTATCTGCGCACGGTAAAAATCGATTGAGCGTGACGCGCCATCGAATCTTTTGAAAGCGGGATCGGTTCGCGCCGGTCCCGCTTTTTCCTTATGAAGGAGGCACCATGCTGCTCGAGAAAATTAAGACATCCGGACTGTCCCACCTATCCTACCTGATTGGTTCGGGCGGGAAGGCGGCCATCATCGATCCGCGCCGCGACTGCGAATGCTATGTCGAAATGGCGCGCGCCGAGGGGCTGGAGATCACTCATATCTTCGAAACCCATCGCAACGAGGATCTGGTTTCGGGGGCGCCCATCCTGAGAGATTTGACCGGCGCGCGCGTCCTGCACGGTCCCAATTCTGTGGGCACGGTCGAATATGCCGAGACGGCTCACCAAGGTGATGAGTTTGAGATCGGACAGCTGAAAATTCGGGTGCTGGAGACACCGGGGCACACGGACGATCATCTTGCTTTCGTTCTTCACGACACTGCCTATCCCGATGGGCCAGTTGGAGTGTTCACGGGAGACGCGCTGTTCGTTGGCGATGTCGGACGGACGGACTTCTATCCCGAACGCAAACGCGAGGTCGCAGGTCTTCTCTACGATTCCCTCCACAAGATTCTCGATCTTGGCGACCAGGTCATTCTATATCCTGCGCATGGAGCGGGTTCCGTCTGCGGGTCGGGAATGGCGGAACGCGAGTTCTCGACACTCGGCCATGAACGCGCGAACAATCCGCGCCTTCAATTCGAAAGCCGGGATGCGTTCATCGACTTTAAGGTGGAAGAGAACCACTACCAGCCGCCGTATTTCCGGTTGATGGAGCGCCTTAATCTGGAAGGCGGCGAAGCTGCGCCTCGTGTGATGCGACCCAAGCGCCTGTCGCTGTCCGAATTGGAAAAGCTTGACGTCGACCACTTGGTCGATGTGCGCGAGCCGCTCGCGTTTGCCTCAGGCCATCTTCGCGGTTCCATGAACCTGCCAGTCGGGATGATCTCGGCATTCGCCGGATGGTTCATCCGTGAAGGCGACAATGTCGCTCTTGTCGCTTCCGATGAAGACCAGCTCGAAGCTGCTATGACGCATCTCGTGCGGATCGCACTCGACAATATCGAAGGCGGTTATGTCGGCGTCGTGCCTGCCGCTGCCCAAGGCAAGGCGATGCGGACTATCCCGATGATCGGGACCGACGAAGTTGAACGGCGACTGGAGAGCGACGAACGTGACTGGACGCTGCTTGATGTGAGGGATGCGGACGAACGCGCGCAAAACGCGATCGAGGGTTCCGAGCATATCTACGTGGGTGAACTCAACGAGCAGTATCACGATCTCGATCTGTCACAGCATTACACCCTGATGTGTGCAAGCGGGATGCGGGCCACGGTTGCTGCAGGATGGCTTGCGAGCCGCGGCTTCGAAAAGCTGGATGTCTATCTCGGCTCCATGGGTGCATGGAAAGCGGCCCATGACTGAACCGAGCTAGGCGGAGTTCTGGAACGAGCGTTACGCAGCGGACGAGTATCTGTTCGGGACCGCGCCCAACGCTTTTCTGGCGCGCGAGGCGCACCGCCTGACTCCCGGATCGAAAGTCTTGGCTGTCGCCGATGGCGAGGGGCGCAACAGCGTATTTCTGGCCCAGCATGGCCATCGCGTCGTCGCTACCGACGTTTCAGAAAGGGCGCTCGACAAAGCGAGAGCTTGTGGATCGGCGTGCAAAAGGGACCCTGTTAGCGGGGTGATCGGCGTCTAAAAGGGACCCCTCATTCTGATGGTGTAGTTGACCGCCTGGTTTTCCAGGTGGTGAGATCGGGATGTTGGTGGTGGAGACGGTCGTTCGGATTAGGCGGGAACACGCGAGCGGGAAGGCGATCAAGGCGATTGCGCGCGATCTGCGGTTATCCCGCAAGGTGGTGCGCAAGGCGATCCGGGCACCAGAAGGCGCATTCGATTATCGCCGCACGGTTCAACCGCTGCCTCGGCTTGGGCCGTTCCAGGAGCGGCTCGATACGCTGCTGACGGAGAATGAGGCCCGGCACCGGCGCGATCGGCTGCGGATGACGCGGATCCATGATCTGCTGTGCCGTGAGGGGTTCGAGGGCTCCTATGATGCGGTCCGGCGCTATGCCCAGCGCTGGAGGGAAGCGCGTCGCAAGGATGCGGGCGACGGCGCGCCAGCCTTCATCCCGCTAATGTTCAAGCCTGGCGAGGCATACCAGTTTGACTGGAGCCACGAGGATGTGGAGATCGCGGGTAAGCCGATGCGAGTGAAGGTGGCGCATATGCGGCTGTGCGCGTCACGGGCAGTCTACGTCCGGGCCTATCCGCGCGAGACGCAGGAGATGGTGTTTGATGCCCATGCTCGCGGGTTTGCGTTCTTTGGCGGCGTTCCCCTGCGCGGCATCTACGATAACATGAAGACCGCGGTCACCGCCGTGTTCGCTGGCAAGGAGCGCGTGTTCAACCGCCGGTTCCTGGTTATGGCCGATCATTATATGGTGGAGCCGACCGCCTGCTCTCCGGCGGCGGAAGGCGAGAAAGGGCAGGTCGAGAACCAGGTCCAGACCATCCGGGGACGCTTCTTCCAATGTCGCGCTGCTCCCCATGCTGGCGGGCAAGCCAAATGCTCTGGCCCGCAAGGAGGCGCACGACCTGCTGGAGGCGCTCGATGTCGCGCACCGCGCAGCGGCCATGCCTTCGCAGTTGTCGGGCGGCGAGCAGCAGCGGGTTTCCATTGCACGGGCATTGGTCAACCGACCGCCGGTAATACTCGCCGACGAGCCGACTGCGCCGCTCGACAGCGTTCGCGCACTGGCTGTGGTTGATCTGCTCAACACCATGGCCAAACAGTTCGAAACCGCGATCATTGTCGTTACACATGACGAGAAGATCATCCCGACCTTCCGCCGCCTCTACAATATCCGCGATGGCGTGACGATCGAGGAGCTGCAGCTCGAGGCTTCCCCCGCGCGCCGGACCTGATATCACAGGGACATGGTCGATCGTCGGCGAAGCAGCTTGCGCCCTTCACTGAACCACAGGACCGCACTACCCATGGCCAGGCAGATCAGCCAGTCATCCAACGCCAGCGGAACCGTGCCGAAAGCCGCATTCAGTGGCGAAAGATGGATTACCGCTACCTGCAGCAAGGCTGACAGGAGAACCGCAGCCCATAGCCAGCGGTTTGCGAACCAATGGGTAAATGCGCTGATCACGTCGGATCGTGCGCAGAACGCATTGAAGAGCTGCGCAAACACCAAAGTAGTGAAGCCGGCGGTGCGGGCGTGGTCTATATCATGGCTGCCCTCAACCAGACCGCCTGGCAGATAGATGTCGATTGTCCCAAGGGCGGCTAGCGCCATCACCAGCCCGAGACTCAACACATCGCGCCACATCCGCGCATCAATGGTGGGCGAGCTGCGCCGGCGGGGCGGGCGCTCCATCACGTCGCCGATCTCCGGGTCGACCCCCATGGCAAGGGCAGGCCCGGAATCGGTAATAAGGTTTATCCACAGGATCTGCGTCGCCAGCAATGGCAAGACCAGACCAGCACCATTGCTCGCATCGTCGAGGCCGATGACCCCTGCGCCGACAACGCCCAGGAATACCGTCAGCACTTCGCCCATGTTGGAGGAAAGAAGGTAGCGCAGGAACTTGCGTATATTGTCGAAGATGGCCCGGCCTTCGCGCACGGCCGCAACGATCGTGGCGAAATTGTCGTCGGCCAGGATCATCTTCGCGGCCTCTTTCGTCACTTCGGTGCCGGTCTGGCCCATCGCGATCCCGATGTCCGCAGACTTGAGTGCCGGGGCATCGTTCACCCCATCGCCGGTCATTGCGACGATCTCGCCATCTGTCTGCAAGGCATCGACGATCCGCAGCTTGTGAACCGGCGCAACCCGCGCATAGACTTGCGTCTCGCGAACCGCGCGGGCCAACTGCATGTCATCCAGCGCATCGAGGTCGGTCCCGGTCAGTACCCTTGCATCATTCGATGTTATTCCAAGTTGCGCCGCGATCCGGGCAGCAGTGCGGGGATGATCGCCGGTGATCATGACGACACGAATGCCCGCGCGCTGCGCCTCGGCGATCGCGATGGCGGCCTCTTCGCGCGGAGGATCGATGATGCCCACCGTGCCGACGAAGATCAGGTCGCGTTCAAGCGATCCATCCAGCTTTGCCTCTTCGCCGGGAACAAGCGGACGATAGGCAACCGCGAGCGTTCGAAGCGCGTCATTCGAAAGCCGCTCGACATCGGCGCGAGCTTTTGCCCGGACAATGTCGTCGAAGGGCCGGATGTCCATGCCGACGCGGATGCCCGTGCATCGATCCATCAGCACATCGGGGGCACCCTTTGCGATCAGCACGAGTTCGCCGCCGTGCTCCCGGTCGCGCTCGATCGTCGACATCATCTTGCGTTCAGACGTGAAGGGCAATTCGGCAGTGCGTTCGAACCGTGCCTGTCGTCGGGTGTCGGCGCCCAACTTCTTTTCGGCAACCAGGAAGGCCGCCTCGGTCGGATCGCCATCGATGGCCCAGGTCCCGTCGGCTAGCATGCGAAGACCGGCGTTGCCGGCAAGGCTGCCGCCGCTCAGCACGACGATATGCTCCGCCCTCAGCGCGTCATCGAGCGATGCACTGCCTTGCGCCTCGAAAGTGCCGTGCGGCGAGTAGCCCGTGCCCGTCACCCGGCTTTCGCCCGAAGCCGTGATGACGCGCTGGATGGTCATCTGCGAGCGGGTAAGCGTACCTGTCTTGTCGGAACAGATGACCGTCGCCGAACCCAGGGTTTCGACCGAGGAAAGCTTCTTCACCACGGCGTTGTGCGCCGCCATTCGCTGAACCCCGAGAGCTAGGACGAGCGACAAGATCGCCGGCAGTCCCTCCGGCACGGCGGCGACCGCAAGCGAGACGCCCAGGAGCAGGACAGTTGCGATGTCGTTCGGCGTCTCGACCGGTTGGACGATAATCAGCGTCGCCATGACAACTGCCGCGATGATCACCACGCTTGTGCCGAGGATCCGCCCCAGCCGAGCCACTTCGCGCTGTAGCGGCGTAGCCTCTTCGCGTGTCTCGTCGAGCATGGTGGCGATGCGGCCCATCTCGGTTCGCATACCGATGGCGGTGACGATTGCGCGGCCGGTGCCCTGTGCGACCGCGGTGCCTTTGAAGACCATCGAAGTCCGGTCGGCGAGGGCCGCCGGAGCGGGCAGGGTGGCCGCATCCTTTGCGACCGCTTCGCTTTCGCCGGTGAGCGATGCCTCCTGAACGCGCAGCGAGGCCGCCAGGATCAACCTCGCATCCGCACCGACTGCGTCGCCCTCCTCGAGCAGCAGCACGTCGCCAGGCACCAGTTCTCTAGCGGGTATCCGCTGCCTGCGACCGTCACGCATTACCGACGAGGTCACCGCTGTCATCTTCGCAAGTGCCGCTACCGCGCTTGCTGCCTTGCTCTCTTCGACGAAGCCCAAAACCGCGTTAAGCAGGATGACAATCGCGATGACCAAGGCGTCGACAGGCCACTCCCGCTCCCCCTCGATGAGCCAGATCGCAAGCGTCACCGCAATCGCTGCGAGGAGGAGGTAGACCAGCGGATCCCGGAACTGCGCAAGAATACGGCGCCACAGCGGCGGCCCCTTTACCGTCCGTAGTTCGTTGGAGCCAAAGCGGGCCAGTCGCTCGCTCGCATCATGCGCGGACAATCCCTTTGCAGGATCGACGCCCAGCGCGGAAGCGGCTTCCTCCGGCGATCCGGTGGATGGATCGTCGAGGTCGATCAACTCGGTCGGATCGGCCATGCGCTCTCTCGTCTCTGGTTACGCAAGCGCGCTAAGCCAGAATCGTGCTCGTCGCGATGAAGCGCTGGTGCCAAGACAGTGCCTCCTTGAGCAGCCTGGCGATTGCTGGCCATAGGAATCCTCGCGTGCTCGCGCGAGATAGTCGGCCAACGCCGGCCGGTAGTCCGGATGGGCGCAGTTCGCGATGATGACCGGTGCGCGCTGCCTGGGACTCAAGCCGCGAAGGTCGGCAAGGTTTAGTCGGTTGTAGCAGGGAAGGTTGGTTGACCGAGACCACATTGGCAGCATTCAAGAATGCTTGCCACCGCCGCTGCCTCTCATCCATGCCTTCGGCATCCTCCGAGCATATGTGCGTGATTTCCAGCCCCTCCGCGCGCGCCAGTTCAAGGTAGCATTCGCAGTCGCGACGTGGATCGATCACCGCGGCCTTGCCGCCAGAGCCGATGAGGTAGGACAAGTGGGACAGACCGGGCGTCTTGATTTTTTCGAGCAGCATATTGTCTCCCTACATAGCAAAAAGCGGGACCGGCGCGAACCGATCCCGCTGTTAAAAAAATTCAAATGAGGTTCGCGCTCAATCGATTTTGACCGTGCGCAGGTACGGGCGCTGCCAAGTGGACAGCAACGCCGGTTGATCTCGTTTTCGGTTCCAATTCAGAGTTGCGGGCTGTCGCCGAGGTCTATGCTTCGGATGACGCAAAGCAGATGTTCGCGGATCATTTCGTGAGGGTCTGGACGAAAGTGATGGAGAGCGATCGCCGCTAAGCGATCGCTACCCGAGTCATCGGGCGACCGCTCGAGCCTGATCCCCGACTGCTCGCTTGCGGAATATCCGCGGGCGAGTGGTCGGGGGACTTTCACGCATTCGAAGTTGGACCCCGCATGGTGATCGGGGTAGGTCGCGACCATGTGTAAATTTCCAGGTCTCACCATTCTTTTGCTGTTCACAACGGCGTGCACGCCCGAGATGATACCCAAGGCAGGGGCACCAAACCCCGCCACGACTGCGGAAGGTGCCGGCTCAATCCGAGAATCTGCTGAGGCCAGGGGGCTGGCATTTGCGCAACAGCATTGTTCCGGTTGCCATGCTGTGAGCGCCGGACGACGATACTCCCCGAACGTTGATGCCCCGACCTTTGAATCTGTCGTCAACACGCCAGGCCTGACCGGCGCGACGATCAAGCCCTGGCTGCAGAAATCACACAATTTTCCCGATGTGATGAACTTTGCCATCGATCCCGACCAGATCGATAACCTTGCTGCCTACATGATATCATTGCAGCGAAGCGATTACGTACCACCGATCTGACATGGGATAGACCGCAGTGGTTACGGGCAGGAACCATGTCCAATTGGTTGCCGGCACGGTACTGCTATGCTCTGATCGGTATTGCCTCCCACAACGCTGAATTAGAGGGAGCAGGAGGCAAACACGCGATCCCGGTCAGGCGTTTTCGGTAAGAGCCTGGGCAATCTGGTCCTTGAGCGCGAGGCGCTGTTTGCGCAGTTCGGTTTCGCGATCCTGCGACACCGGCGCGATGTTGGTTTCCGCGCGATGGATCTCGTCGTTAACTGCGTCATAGTCCACCAGGAGCTTGGCGAACCGGGTGTTCGACACCTTCAGAGCGTGGATCTGGTCCATCTGGTCAGGAAATTCATCGCCCAGAGTGTGGGGGGTATTCGACATTCACATTCTCCAATCGCAATCACGGCCCAGTCTCAAATGCGGCTGGAAGATTCCCTCGCGCCGCGCCGGAACTGGCCGTTCTTTAACCCTAGGGATGGCGAGCACAACTGTCGACGTCGCTTGAAGGCCGGAAGAAATCCTGCAGGCCGGCATAAAACAACCAATCTTTGCCTGCCGGCTTTGCGCCGAAGGACTTCTCGTTGTCAGGCAGCGGCGGCACTTGCTACCAAAGGGCTGGAGACTTGAAAGGATTATTGTCCATGCCGAATGCCGACGCCGCCCGAGCACGCCTTTCGCAACAACTCACCGAACTCGCAGGCCGGCAGCAGCGCCTCGCTCAGGATCTGGCGGAACCCTTGAACCCCGACTCGTCCGAACAGGCGGTCGAGATGGAGGATGACGCCTCTCTCGAAGCGCAGGCCGCGCTGGTCGCGCGCGAAATCGCGTCGGTCAACCGCGCCTTGTTACGCATCGAAAATGGCACCTACGGCGAATGTGTTCGCTGCGGCGATGCCATCGCTCCCAAGCGTCTTGAGGCGCGCCCGGAAGCCGCACTCTGCATTTCCTGCGCAAGCAGCGAGCAATGATATCGTCCGATTGAAAGCGCATGATCGAAACCCCTGCTCAGCCGTGGCACGACGTTCTGGACTTCTGGTTTCCGGAAGGGCGCAGCAAGGATGTGGACGCAGAGACTCATCGCAAGCATTGGTTCTGGCGCATGCAGGGAGGCGCCGACGAGTCGATCGTCGCCCGGTTTCCAGAACTGACGACCCGTGGGGCGAAAGGCGGGCTCGATCACTGGGCAGGCGATCCGGAGGGACGACTTTCGCTCATTATCCTGCTGGATCAGTTTTCACGGTCACTCTGGCGGGGCACGACGCGGGCATTCGCGCAGGATGCCGCCGCCCTGAAACTGGCGCTGACGGGGTTGGCAACTGACCACTATGAAGCTCTCGATACGCCGTGGTTCAAGATCGCCTTCACCCAGCCACTCGGTCACTGCGAAGGCCACGACCACCTCGAGCGGATCGACCTTCTGATCCGCCTGCGGGTAGAAATTGCGTCAAGCGCCCCGGATCATTTGCAGCCGATTTATCGTTCCCTGGTGAAACAGGCAGAAGACGTGCGCCAGGTGATTGCTGCGTTTGGCCGCCACCCGCACCGCAATCAAATCCTCGATAGGCAATCGACGCCTGCGGAAAAGGCATACCTGCAAAAGGGGGATTTTCCGCACCTGCGCGCATTTCAACCAGAACGCCTGTGACGGC
The genomic region above belongs to Qipengyuania spongiae and contains:
- a CDS encoding SulP family inorganic anion transporter, whose product is MAQYLPILEWGRTYNGSVLTNDLVAAIIVTIMLIPQSLAYALLAGLPPVVGLYASILPLVAYAIFGTSRTLAVGPVAVVSLMTASAAGAVAAQGTELYLEAAITLAALSGVMLAVLGFLRMGFLANLLSHPVISGFITASGILIATSQLKHILGVSAGGDNWPEMLGGLAAAIDTVNPWTLAIGIPATLFLFWVRKGLKPALVAMGLSSRAADIAAKAGPVVAVVATILAAIGLNLEDRGVNLVGAIPQGLPPFALPSTDLGLIGQLWVPALLISIIGFVESVSVAQTLAAKRRQRIAPNQELIGLGASNIASAFSGGYPVTGGFARSVVNFDAGAETPAAGAYTAVGIALAGLFLTPLLYSLPIATLAATIIVAVLSLVDLKTPGQLWNYSKADFAAHMATIAITLLAGVELGVIAGVGVGLLLYLWRASRPHAAIVGRVPETEHFRNVDRHKVFTVPHVLSVRIDESLTYLNARWLEEYVLEEVADRPEVRHVILMCSAVNEIDASGLESLEAINHRMTDAGIGLHLSEVKGPVMDRLKRTHFVDELNGQVFLSQNRAFRELATNGGPPAEPIPDAARGMI
- a CDS encoding helix-turn-helix domain-containing protein, translating into MPAIPDKDIRCRKIEALIASGKGVCESCREIGISEKTYYRWREARAEEQHG
- a CDS encoding cytochrome ubiquinol oxidase subunit I, with the translated sequence MFEQLDALLLARIQFAFTVSFHFIFPAFSIGLASYLAVLEGLWLKTGKAIYLDLFKYWLKIFAIAFAMGVVSGIVMSYQFGTNWSVFSDIAGPVIGPLMAYEVLTAFFLEAGFLGVMLFGMNKVGKKLHFAATLMVAVGTFISAFWILSVNSWMQTPVGYEIGANGQYLPGESWWDIVFNPSFPYRLVHTVIAAYLTTAFVVGGVGAWHLLKDRTNLHARKMFSMAMWMAAIVAPIQIFAGDMHGLNTLEHQPQKVMAMEGHFESHPDGAPLILFGIPNSEEKRVDYAIEIPKASSLILKHDLDAPLAGLDTIPDDEEPPVGIVFWSFRIMVGIGFAMLGIGAWSLFARFRKRLYEWPMLHRAALVMAPSGFVAVIAGWITTEVGRQPYVIYNLLRTADAASPLDAPAVAASLLAFVVVYFAVFGAGVWYILHLMHKPPHAGEHGVKRGDTGPIRTAGITPGPSQNPGDPDTLPRDHEEATDGR
- the cydB gene encoding cytochrome d ubiquinol oxidase subunit II, with amino-acid sequence MDVNLDLTTIWAFIIAFAVFAYVVMDGFDLGIGILFPTFEVGPERDRAMNSIAPVWDGNETWLVLGGGGLFAAFPLAYAVILPATYPLIIAMLLGLVFRGVAFEYRWRDPGHRRYWDAAFTGGSLVAAMAQGMTLGALLQGIEVVDRSYAGSWFDWLTPYTLLTGLGTVAGYALLGATWLVWKLDGESQHHARKLGKRAAWATLVLMGGVSLYNVFLNAEYAERWLTAPEIYFAAPVPILTAVIAVMLLRALSVDRHSKPFWLSLALFFFGMAGLGVTMWPYVVPPGLTIWDAAAPERSQIFMLVGVAITMPLIIAYTAWAYWVFRGKVADEGYH
- a CDS encoding DUF2474 domain-containing protein, with the protein product MDEPQDRPLWQRLGWMFVIWLASITVLGLVASVIRFWLKA
- a CDS encoding peroxiredoxin; protein product: MSLHIGDTAPDFTVDTQNGEISLHDWAGDSWVFFFSHPADFTPVCTTEMGRTAQLASEFDKRNVKPLGLSTDTAEEHAKWIEDVNDTQNTNLVFPIVADADLKIAKLYDMIHPDQSETAAVRSVFIIDPDKKIRLTMTYPMSVGRNFDEILRAIDALQFSDKHGVATPADWREGKDAIIPPSVSDEDAKARFPQGFTTLRPYLRTVKID